A region from the Anoplolepis gracilipes chromosome 2, ASM4749672v1, whole genome shotgun sequence genome encodes:
- the Orc2 gene encoding origin recognition complex subunit 2, with protein sequence MTSPRNLRRSTRIKAIVKYTEDSFEEKCENSPPIDTLKTEVEKQLEDIKEDVQKPLELFSEKDISGRKLYTFQTPTKRNSMMLKASQCRTPETPKSFKTLPTLRIVLDRIVTTSPRTRNSESDSENIKIKKISRKRCLPSVNSSGDESISEDSEYKPTDSEISSESDGISGESKDSENSDESEEENNKTRARNRGKSRLQKSLPKCEVQNTPRRTRRERKSIAYKDYHIKTDEYFESQSEKTITSDHTLGRLRNARLTEETLDELLKNQRHISTLHKKRICSLTENYKSFFSMWQFIMEEGYSLLIHGLGSKRSLINDFHNEIISDHPTLVINGFFPSLSIKDILDNIMDLLDLECPTNHNDCLELIEKMLRNNSDDRLYLIIHNIDGIMLRSSKAQNVLAGLAAIPNIRIIASVDHVNAPLLWDHIKRAKFNFYWWDATTFLPYQAETAYESSLLVQQSGGLALSSLQNVFLSLTSNARAIYLILVKYQLNNSSSNFTGMPFKDLYRAAREQFLVSSDLALRAQLTEFVDHKLVRTKRTYDGAEHLTIPLDKSLLKQFMEQHGS encoded by the exons ATGACGTCTCCTAGAAATCTGAGAAGATCTACGCGAATAAAAGCTATCGTGAAATACACGGAGGATAGCTTCGAGGAAAAATGCGAGAACTCTc cACCGATTGATACATTGAAAACTGAAGTAGAAAAGCAGCTTGAAGATATCAAAGAAGATGTACAAAAGCCACTTG AACTGTTTTCTGAAAAGGATATAAGTggacgaaaattatatacatttcaaaCACCGACTAAAAGGAATAGCATGATGCTTAAAGCCAGTCAGTGCCGTACACCTGAGACtccaaaaagttttaaaacacTTCCAACTTTAAGAATTGTTCTTGATAGGATTGTTACAACAAGTCCACGAACTAGAAATTCGGAATCTGACTCTGagaatattaagataaaaa AAATCTCTCGAAAACGATGTTTGCCTAGTGTAAATTCAAGTGGTGATGAAAGTATATCAGAGGATAGTGAATATAAACCTACAGATTCAGAAATTAGTTCCGAATCCGATGGGATATCAGGTGAAAGCAAAGATAGTGAAAATTCTGATGAAAGTGAGgaagaaaacaataaaactAGAGCTAGAAATAGAGGCAAAAGTAGACTACAAAAATCTTTACCAAAATGTGAAGTACAAAATACACCTAGAAGGACAAGAAGGGAACGTAAATCTATTGCCTACAAGGATTAT cATATAAAGACTGACGAATATTTTGAATCTCAATCGGAAAAAACAATTACATCTGATCATACATTAGGCAGACTTCGAAATGCTCGCCTTACTGAAGAAACATTggatgaattattaaaaaaccaaAGACATATTTCTACATTACACAAGAAACGTATTTGTTCAttaacagaaaattataaatcctttttttctatgtGGCAATTTATAATGga aGAAGGTTACAGTCTGTTAATCCATGGCTTAGGATCAAAAAgaagtttaattaatgattttcaCAATGAGATCATATCTGATCATCCAACGTTGGTTATTAATGGATTTTTTCCCAGTTTATCAATAAAAGAT atattaGATAACATAATGGATTTATTGGATTTAGAGTGTCCAACAAATCATAATGATTGTCTGGAACTTATCGAAAAGATGTTGAGAAATAATTCAGATGATCGgctgtatttaataattcataacaTAGATGGTATAATGTTACGTTCAAGTAAAGCTCAAAACGTTCTTGCTGGTCTAGCAGCCATTCCTAATATTAGAATCATAGCATCTGTCGATCATGTCAATGCACCGCTAC tttGGGATCATATTAAACGAGCCAAGTTTAATTTCTATTGGTGGGATGCAACAACGTTTTTGCCATATCAAGCTGAAACTGCATACGAAAGCTCCTTATTGGTTCAACAAAGTGGTGGACTTGCTTTATCTTCTCTTCAAAATGTTTTCCTTTCCCTCACCTCGAACGCTCgagcaatttatttaattcttgtcAAATATCAATTGAACAATAGCAGCAGTAACTTTACAG GAATGCCCTTCAAGGATTTATATCGAGCAGCGCGCGAACAGTTTCTGGTCAGTTCCGATTTAGCATTGAGAGCACAACTAACTGAGTTTGTAGATCACAAATTAGTACGAACTAAACGTACATATGATGGTGCTGAACATCTAACTATACCACTAGATAAGAGCCTCCTTAAACAATTCATGGAGCAACATGGATCGTAA
- the LOC140676057 gene encoding uncharacterized protein, with amino-acid sequence MTDSINDDSVTKLNTQLNKSMVLMEDAVDTPSQNHKRKSITINTKTQPPSATNSPTKVKSRKSILKKSDKSLNKDSEVEVNDNTQDLNNVSQRLLSSASVPSRPRTLQEIVHKETLEEENISCTFSLEDISDSEDIWIMDLPRSIDPQELCGQMIALEDKSKFKIKDERYCIVAQNTNYNVTCVFNTKKTSHIYKTVNIKPAGSLSIRKKLSGAPEVKPVSIENPGVQFPNDLKTRHPLFGVIRERKRRSRKHNVSKTN; translated from the exons ATGACGGATTCTATTAATGACGATTCGGTAACGAAATTAAATACACAACTGAATAAGTCTATGGTGTTAATGGAAGATGCTGTAGATACCCCGTCTCAAAATCATAAACGTAAatctattacaattaatacaaaaacGCAACCACCAAGTGCAACCAATAGTCCTACCAAAGTTAAATCACGTAAGAGTATCTTGAAAAAATCTGACAAATCATTGAACAAAGATTCAGAAGTTGAGGTAAACGATAACACTCAAGATTTAAACAATGTATCTCAGAGATTATTGTCATCTGCTTCAGTTCCATCAAGACCACGTACT ctGCAAGAAATAGTTCACAAAGAAACActagaagaagaaaatatatcatgCACGTTTAGTCTAGAGGATATATCGGACAGTGAAGACATTTGGATCATGGATCTTCCCAGATCA ATAGATCCGCAAGAGCTTTGTGGTCAAATGATAGCTTTAGaagataaatcaaaatttaaaattaaagatgaacGATATTGTATAGTTGCGCAAAATACAAACTACAATGTGACATGTGTTTTCAACACCAAGAAGACTTCGCACATATATAAGACTG TAAATATCAAGCCAGCTGGTTCATTATCTATAAGGAAGAAATTATCTGGAGCACCAGAAGTAAAGCCAGTATCTATAGAGAACCCTGGTGTACAGTTCCctaatgatttaaaaacaaGACATCCATTGTTTGGCGTTATTCGTGAACGTAAGAGAAGATCAAGGAAACATAATGTATCTAAAACAAACTAG